The following proteins are encoded in a genomic region of Gimesia algae:
- a CDS encoding class I SAM-dependent methyltransferase produces the protein MSHYLEFFRQFRTTFETTGAIAPSSRFLAANMAGPMKQHLGSKKVLEIGPGTGAVTREIVKQIRPGDQLDLVELNDKFVEILHKRFDTEQGFQEIKHQTAIHNCPLQDYGAAEEYDYIVSGLPLNNFPTELVSDIFKAYFRLLKPGGVLTYFEYMYVRPVRKVVSRGDENLRIREIDQIMGDYTRQFRIRRSWVWCNLPPAWVQHLQKEKGSLPALEQTASQNQT, from the coding sequence TTGTCACATTATCTGGAATTCTTTCGGCAGTTTCGGACCACTTTCGAAACCACAGGTGCGATTGCTCCCAGTAGCCGTTTTCTGGCCGCGAATATGGCCGGGCCGATGAAGCAACATCTGGGCTCCAAGAAAGTTCTGGAAATCGGCCCTGGTACTGGCGCCGTTACCAGAGAGATCGTCAAGCAGATACGTCCCGGCGATCAACTCGATCTGGTCGAGTTGAATGATAAATTTGTCGAGATCCTGCATAAGCGCTTCGATACCGAACAAGGTTTTCAGGAAATCAAACATCAGACCGCGATCCATAATTGTCCCTTACAGGATTATGGCGCAGCAGAGGAATACGATTATATTGTATCCGGCCTGCCTTTAAATAATTTTCCGACGGAGCTGGTCAGCGATATTTTCAAAGCGTACTTTCGGTTACTTAAACCGGGAGGCGTCCTGACTTATTTTGAATACATGTATGTACGCCCCGTCCGCAAAGTTGTCTCACGGGGTGACGAGAATCTGCGAATTCGTGAAATTGATCAGATTATGGGCGACTATACGCGTCAATTCCGGATTCGCCGCAGCTGGGTCTGGTGCAATCTACCTCCTGCCTGGGTTCAACACCTGCAGAAAGAAAAAGGCAGTTTACCCGCGTTGGAGCAAACTGCCTCTCAAAATCAGACTTAA
- the dapA gene encoding 4-hydroxy-tetrahydrodipicolinate synthase gives MANQSDLFAGLAVAMITPFQNGEIDETALRALVDYHVEQGTDTLCPVGTTGESPTLSHDEHKQVISIVCKQAAGRIKVMAGTGSNSTREAIELTKYAQEAGVDGALHVAPYYNKPTQEGFFQHYQAIAESVDIPIVIYNIPGRTAKNIEPETIIRLADIPNIVAVKESTGSMDQASHILSACDLAVLSGDDSLTLPLMALGGKGVVSVVGNIVPGDVKSMLNAFNAGDLALAREWHFKLFGLCRNLLGLATNPIPIKAAMQLLGRDNGEVRLPMTQLDSGSMQVLEKTLRDYGLL, from the coding sequence ATGGCGAATCAAAGTGACCTGTTCGCAGGTCTTGCGGTAGCAATGATCACCCCGTTTCAAAATGGTGAAATCGATGAGACAGCGCTCCGCGCTCTGGTTGATTATCACGTGGAACAGGGAACAGACACCTTGTGCCCCGTCGGGACAACTGGTGAATCTCCAACACTTTCCCACGATGAACACAAACAGGTAATCTCCATCGTCTGCAAACAGGCGGCCGGTCGGATTAAGGTGATGGCGGGAACGGGATCGAACAGCACGCGTGAAGCCATCGAGCTGACTAAATACGCACAAGAGGCAGGTGTCGACGGTGCCCTGCATGTGGCCCCCTATTACAACAAGCCTACGCAGGAAGGATTCTTCCAGCATTATCAGGCCATTGCGGAATCGGTTGATATCCCGATCGTCATCTATAACATTCCCGGACGAACAGCGAAAAACATTGAACCAGAAACGATTATTCGACTGGCTGATATTCCCAATATCGTCGCTGTTAAGGAATCCACGGGCTCCATGGATCAGGCGTCGCATATCCTGTCTGCCTGTGATCTGGCTGTTTTATCCGGCGATGACAGCCTGACTCTGCCGTTAATGGCATTAGGTGGGAAAGGCGTGGTTTCTGTCGTGGGTAATATTGTTCCCGGCGATGTGAAAAGTATGCTGAACGCGTTCAATGCTGGAGATTTAGCGCTCGCCCGCGAATGGCATTTCAAACTGTTTGGTCTCTGCCGGAATCTATTGGGGCTGGCGACCAATCCCATTCCCATTAAAGCGGCCATGCAGTTACTGGGGCGCGACAATGGTGAAGTTCGTCTGCCTATGACACAGTTAGACAGTGGTTCAATGCAGGTTCTGGAAAAAACCCTGCGGGATTATGGTCTGCTTTAA
- a CDS encoding aminotransferase class IV yields the protein MTEAQAYLNGSFIPDSEARLSVTDLGIVYGASVTEMVRTFQHQLFMLDDHLERLFNALEYVGIESPVPVSELKQICETLVERNAALLPDQHDLGLTVFITAGHNLPYLGLAELEACQTPTVCVHTFPLAFELWDQKYSSGQNLLRSEVLPLNANIFDPGVKSRSRIHLYRADKLVRQKNPQASALLFDPAGYVAETTVGNFFLIMGTQILSPRPEYVLGGISQKMVMRLAKQLGLDYQEADISPNMILEADEALTSSTAYCLMPVTRFEDHQLSQGIPGPVYQKLLTAWSQAVGVDILQQAREIGALRRQALS from the coding sequence ATGACCGAAGCTCAGGCTTATTTGAACGGTTCCTTCATTCCCGACTCTGAAGCCAGGCTGTCGGTAACCGATCTGGGAATTGTGTATGGTGCGTCTGTCACAGAGATGGTGCGAACGTTCCAACATCAGTTGTTTATGCTGGATGATCATCTGGAGCGTCTGTTTAACGCACTGGAGTATGTGGGCATTGAATCTCCTGTCCCAGTCTCGGAACTGAAACAGATCTGTGAAACGCTGGTTGAAAGAAATGCCGCGCTGTTACCTGACCAGCATGATCTGGGTTTAACGGTCTTTATAACAGCCGGTCACAATTTGCCATATCTGGGGCTGGCTGAACTTGAGGCCTGTCAGACTCCGACGGTTTGTGTGCACACGTTCCCATTGGCTTTTGAACTCTGGGATCAAAAATACTCAAGTGGACAGAATCTGCTAAGATCCGAGGTTCTGCCACTCAACGCGAATATTTTTGATCCGGGGGTCAAATCACGCAGCAGAATTCATCTCTATCGCGCGGACAAACTGGTTCGCCAGAAAAACCCGCAGGCTTCTGCCTTATTATTTGACCCGGCAGGTTATGTGGCTGAAACCACAGTAGGTAACTTTTTTCTGATAATGGGAACTCAGATTCTTTCACCGCGTCCTGAATACGTTCTCGGGGGAATCAGTCAGAAAATGGTAATGCGGTTAGCAAAACAGCTGGGGCTGGACTATCAGGAGGCAGATATTTCTCCCAATATGATTCTCGAAGCGGACGAAGCATTGACGTCCTCGACAGCATATTGTCTGATGCCTGTCACCCGCTTTGAAGATCACCAGTTGTCACAGGGTATTCCCGGCCCCGTTTACCAGAAACTGCTGACTGCCTGGAGCCAGGCGGTGGGAGTTGATATTTTACAGCAGGCCCGTGAAATCGGGGCATTACGCCGTCAGGCACTTTCTTAG
- a CDS encoding NAD(P)-dependent oxidoreductase produces MAIPTIQPGQTKIGWIGTGVMGASMVGHLLDAGFTATVYNRSKSKAEPLIKKGANWADSPKEVAEKSDVIFSIVGFPADVREVLLGEQGALAGATAGKILVDMTTSDPSLAVEVAETAQAQGVYSVDAPVSGGDVGAKNGTLSIMIGGEEAVVEALKPCWDAMGKTIVYQGGPGSGQHTKMVNQILIATNMIGVCEALLYGYKAGLDLPTVLESVGSGAAGSWSLSNLGPRIMDNNFDPGFFVEHFIKDMGIALAEAKAMNLSLPGLALGHQLYLAVQAQGHGRDGTHALQLALASLSNVDWEQRA; encoded by the coding sequence ATGGCGATACCAACCATTCAACCAGGTCAGACGAAAATTGGCTGGATTGGAACGGGAGTGATGGGAGCCAGTATGGTCGGCCACCTGCTGGACGCTGGTTTTACGGCAACTGTGTACAATCGCAGTAAATCCAAAGCAGAGCCACTGATCAAAAAAGGGGCTAACTGGGCGGATTCTCCCAAAGAGGTTGCGGAAAAATCAGACGTCATCTTTTCGATCGTTGGCTTTCCTGCGGATGTCAGGGAAGTACTCCTCGGGGAGCAGGGTGCTCTGGCCGGCGCGACAGCTGGCAAGATTCTGGTTGACATGACAACCAGTGATCCTTCTCTGGCGGTAGAAGTAGCGGAAACAGCACAGGCTCAGGGTGTCTATAGTGTTGACGCTCCGGTTTCCGGCGGAGATGTCGGTGCCAAAAACGGGACTCTGTCCATCATGATTGGTGGCGAAGAAGCGGTTGTGGAGGCACTCAAACCCTGTTGGGATGCCATGGGGAAAACGATTGTCTATCAGGGGGGCCCGGGATCAGGGCAACATACCAAGATGGTCAATCAGATTCTCATCGCGACCAACATGATTGGCGTCTGCGAAGCGTTGCTGTACGGCTACAAGGCAGGTCTGGATCTGCCCACAGTCCTGGAATCAGTAGGCAGTGGCGCAGCTGGCAGCTGGTCTCTCTCGAATCTGGGCCCACGGATTATGGACAACAATTTTGACCCTGGTTTCTTTGTAGAACACTTTATCAAAGACATGGGAATTGCACTGGCAGAGGCCAAAGCGATGAACCTGAGTCTTCCCGGTCTGGCATTAGGGCATCAACTCTATCTGGCCGTCCAGGCACAAGGTCATGGACGGGACGGAACACATGCTTTGCAGCTCGCTCTGGCATCATTATCGAATGTTGACTGGGAACAGCGGGCATAG
- a CDS encoding ATPase, T2SS/T4P/T4SS family, with protein MIFGFGKSREDDDDDFEEEIEPVSFQGALNGQPANLKDNARLVKAGLMTAKNIVTDGLALRAEYMRFEPKGERYQVLFYVDGVPNPGPKLSKQQGMAVVQVIKLLSGLNIQERKRPQSGGVAAELEEVSYQLRVATAPTPGGERLSIKAINMKYPLDRADDIGITEEIKDRIRDLSQGRNGLIMISGPPNSGTTTTTIGVVRSVDAYQYTIFALADPEHRELSHIATLDKKEGDTFDDELRRIIRMEADIIYLNPITDEQYVASILNVADEITMIAELSAKDAIAGIMKYSKLAGSLEKGVNSLKAAIGHKLIRTLCDQCKEAFRPNPKLIEKMGLPKSTKMLYRPPRQTVDDDGNEIEPCEKCDGLGYYGRTLLLEMYDMTDEMKKLIISGAEPAKIKAFAKKQDMPSFQKDGIRLVAEGKVSMDELQRAFKS; from the coding sequence GTGATATTTGGCTTTGGAAAATCCCGGGAAGATGATGATGATGATTTCGAAGAAGAAATCGAACCGGTCTCGTTTCAAGGGGCACTCAATGGTCAGCCTGCGAATCTGAAAGACAATGCCCGGCTGGTAAAAGCAGGTCTGATGACTGCGAAAAATATCGTTACCGATGGATTGGCGTTGCGTGCAGAATACATGCGGTTTGAGCCCAAGGGTGAACGATACCAGGTTCTGTTTTATGTGGATGGAGTTCCCAATCCCGGCCCGAAACTATCCAAGCAGCAGGGAATGGCTGTCGTGCAGGTCATCAAGCTGTTATCAGGACTAAACATCCAGGAACGCAAGCGTCCTCAGTCAGGCGGAGTCGCTGCGGAACTGGAAGAAGTATCCTATCAGTTGAGAGTGGCAACCGCGCCGACACCAGGCGGAGAGCGTCTATCCATCAAAGCGATCAACATGAAATATCCACTGGATCGCGCTGATGACATCGGAATTACCGAAGAAATCAAAGACAGGATCCGCGACTTGAGTCAGGGACGAAATGGGCTGATCATGATCAGCGGCCCCCCGAATTCCGGCACGACCACCACGACCATCGGTGTGGTACGTTCGGTTGATGCTTACCAATACACGATCTTTGCATTGGCAGATCCCGAACATCGCGAGCTGAGTCATATTGCAACCCTGGACAAAAAAGAAGGGGACACATTTGATGATGAATTGCGCCGCATCATCCGAATGGAAGCGGATATCATTTACCTGAATCCCATTACGGATGAACAATACGTCGCCAGTATCCTGAATGTCGCTGACGAAATTACGATGATTGCGGAACTTTCAGCAAAAGATGCCATTGCAGGTATTATGAAATACAGCAAACTGGCGGGCAGCCTGGAAAAGGGCGTGAACTCGCTCAAAGCTGCGATTGGTCATAAACTGATCAGAACCCTGTGTGATCAATGCAAAGAAGCTTTTCGCCCCAACCCGAAGCTCATTGAGAAAATGGGACTCCCCAAATCCACTAAAATGCTTTATCGTCCTCCCCGCCAGACCGTCGATGATGATGGCAATGAGATCGAACCGTGTGAAAAGTGTGATGGCCTGGGATATTACGGTCGTACACTCCTGCTGGAAATGTATGATATGACTGATGAAATGAAGAAGTTGATCATCAGTGGCGCTGAACCTGCGAAAATCAAAGCCTTCGCCAAAAAACAGGATATGCCTAGCTTCCAGAAAGATGGCATCCGACTGGTTGCCGAAGGTAAAGTTTCAATGGACGAATTGCAGCGCGCGTTCAAATCGTAA
- a CDS encoding EF-hand domain-containing protein, with translation MQYSFFSLATLAVLGLSAGTLSATPEQGESTSQSIFQQLDKNSDGTVSAEEVPQDKERFFDHLIRTGDQNKDGKLTKAEFESSLKKEDQKFPAAQGSDQDRNRRGMQDFMSRLDRNGDKKISRDELPEPLRDRLEPLFKRMNTDAIPLDALQRFGSMNRGRPNGDRKERPRPSDDKMAQDRYERFFQSLDTNKDGKLTMDEAPERGKQILKQIYRQANKDTDTPLSKQEFTEAVKQSRSERRPGDRGQDTEMKRPEMNNRPEGRRGDSQGRMPQPAFMKSLDTNQDGKLDSKELEQMKDLLKKLDRNEDGSLDLRELMGGDRGGFSPRGRQRDRMNRPRRPSADTQENKKQPESDSKKPDA, from the coding sequence ATGCAGTATTCTTTCTTTTCACTGGCGACACTGGCAGTACTGGGACTCTCTGCAGGCACTCTTTCAGCCACTCCGGAACAGGGCGAATCCACATCCCAGAGTATATTTCAACAACTCGACAAAAACTCGGATGGCACTGTTTCAGCCGAGGAAGTCCCACAGGATAAAGAGCGGTTTTTTGACCATCTCATTCGAACCGGTGACCAGAACAAAGATGGGAAACTCACAAAAGCTGAGTTTGAATCGAGCCTGAAAAAAGAGGATCAGAAATTTCCTGCGGCACAAGGTTCTGATCAGGACCGGAATCGTCGAGGTATGCAGGACTTCATGAGTCGCCTGGATCGTAATGGCGACAAAAAGATTTCCCGTGACGAATTGCCGGAACCACTTCGTGATCGATTGGAACCACTCTTTAAACGCATGAATACCGACGCGATTCCACTAGACGCCCTACAGCGTTTTGGAAGTATGAATCGAGGCAGACCGAACGGAGACCGTAAAGAACGTCCGCGCCCGAGTGATGATAAAATGGCGCAGGATCGATACGAGCGTTTTTTCCAGTCTCTGGATACCAATAAAGACGGTAAACTGACCATGGACGAAGCTCCTGAAAGGGGTAAACAGATCTTGAAGCAGATTTATCGGCAAGCCAATAAAGATACGGATACACCACTTTCCAAACAGGAATTTACAGAAGCGGTCAAACAATCCCGATCTGAGCGGAGACCCGGCGACCGTGGACAGGATACCGAAATGAAACGTCCTGAAATGAACAATCGTCCCGAGGGTAGACGCGGTGATTCTCAGGGAAGAATGCCCCAACCAGCGTTCATGAAATCACTCGATACAAATCAGGATGGTAAACTGGATTCCAAAGAACTGGAACAGATGAAAGATCTGTTGAAAAAACTGGACCGTAATGAAGATGGTTCACTGGATCTGCGAGAATTGATGGGGGGCGACCGTGGTGGATTTAGCCCACGTGGTCGGCAACGTGATCGGATGAATCGTCCACGACGTCCCTCGGCTGACACACAGGAAAACAAAAAACAACCCGAGAGTGATTCTAAAAAACCAGATGCTTAG